A stretch of DNA from Ovis aries strain OAR_USU_Benz2616 breed Rambouillet chromosome 14, ARS-UI_Ramb_v3.0, whole genome shotgun sequence:
accccatggactgcagcacgccaggcctccctgtccatcaccaactcctggggtttacccaaactcatgttcattgagttggtgatgccatccaaccatttcatcctctgttgtccccttctcctcctgccttcaatctttcccagcatcagggtcttttcaaatgagtcagatctttgcatcaggtggccaaagtattggagtttcagcttcaacatcagtccttccattgttacctcatctatttgccatgaagtgatgggaccagatgctatgatcctagttttttgaatgttgagtttcaagccaggtttttcactctcttctttcactttcatcaagaggctctacagtttctctttgctttctgctatagaGTGGAATCATTtacatatatgaggttgttggtatttctcctgtaaaccttgattccagcttgtgcttcatccagcctggcatttcgcatctTGTACTctctatataaattaaataaacggggggtggggtggggggggcacaatatacagccttgatgtcctcctttcccaatttggaaccagtctgatgttccatgtctggttctgttgcttcttcaccttcatacaggtttctcaggaggcaagtaagatggtctggtagtcccatcttttaagaattttccacaatctgTTGTGacccacacggtcaaaggctttagcatagtcagtgaagcagaagtacatgtttttctggaattctcttgctttttctatgatccaacggatgttggcaatttgatctctggttcctctgcctttacttaatccagcttgaacatctggcagttctcacttcacatactgttgaagtctagcttggagaatttttaatattattttgctagcatgtgaaataagagcaattgtgtggtagtttgaacatactttggcattgcccttctttggggttggattgaaaactgacctctttaagtcctgtggccactgctgagttttccaaatttgctggcatattgagtgtaacaatttcacagcattatcttttaggatttgaaatagttcaactttgaaaagaccctgatgcttggaaagattgagggcaggaggagaagggaacaacagagggtgacacggttggatggcatcaccgactcaagggatgagagtttgaataaactctgggagttgatgatggacagggaggcctggcgtgctgcagtacgtggggttgcaaagacttggacatgactgagtgactgaacataactgaattccttcacctccactagctttgttcgtagtgatgcttcctaaggcccacttgactttgcattccaggatgtctggctctaggtgattgatcacaccatcgtggttatctgggtcttcagttcagttcagttcagtcgctcagtcgtgtccgactctttgcgaccccatgaagcgaagcacgccaggcctccctgtccatcaccaactcccggagttcactcagactcacgtccatcgagtctgtgatgccatccagccatctcatcctctgtcgtccccttctcctcctgcccccaatccctcccagcatcagagtcttttccagtgagtcaactcttcgcatgaggtgtccaaagtactggagcttcagctttagcatcattccttcaaaagaaatcccagtgctgatctcctttagaatggactggttggatctccttgcagtccaagggactctcaagagtcttctccaaaccacagttcaaaatcatcaattcttcggcactcagcttccttcacagtccaactctcacatccatacatgaccaccggaaaaaccatagccttgagtagacggaccttagttggcaaagtaatgtctctgcttttgaatatactatctaggttggtcataacttttcttccaaggagtaagcgtcttttaatttcatggctgcaatcaccatctgcagtgattttggagccccctaaaataaagtgtgacactgtttccactgtttccccatctatttcccatgaagtgatgggaccggatgccatgatcttcgttttctgaatgttgagctttaagccaactttttcgctctcctctttcactttcatcaagaggctttatagctcctcttcactttctgccataagggtggtgtctgcatatctgaggttattgatatttctcccggcaatcttgattccagcttgtgtttcttccagtccagcgtttctcatgatgtactctgcatatgagttacgtaagcagggtgacaatatacagccttgacgtactccttttcctatttggaaccagtctgttgttccatgtccagttctaactgttgcttcctgacctgcatacagatttctcaagaggcaggtcaggtggtctggtattcccatctcttgaagaattttgcacagtttattgtgatccacacagtcaaggctttggcatagttaataaagcggaaatagatgtttttctggaactctcttgctttttccatgatccagcagatgttggcaatttgatctctggttcctctgccttttctaaaaccagcttcaacatcagggagttcacatttcacgtattgctgaagcctggcttggagaattttgagcattactttactaatatgtgagatgagtgcaattgtgcggtagtttgagcattcttcagcattgcctttctttgggattggaatcaaaactgactttttccagtgctgtggccactgctgagttttccaaactttctggcatattgattgcagcactttcacagcatcatctttcaggacttgaaatagctcaactggagttccatcacctccactagctttgtttgtagtgatgttttctaaggcccacttgacttcacattccaagatgtctggctctagattagtgatcacatcatcatgattatcttggtcgtgaagatcttttttgtacagttcttccatgtagtcttgccacctcttcttaatatcttctgcttctgttaggtccataccatttctgtcctttatcgagcccatccttgcatgaaatattcccttggtatctctaattttcttgaagagatctctagtctttcccattctgttgtttccccctatttctttgcattgattggtgaagaaggctttcttatctcttcttgctattctttggaactctgcattcagatgcttatatctttccttttctcctttgctttttgcttctcttcttgtcacagctatttgtaaggcctccccagacagccattttgcttttttgcatgtcttttccatggggatggtcttgctccctgtctgctgtacaatgtcatgaacctctgtccatagttcatcaggcactctatcagatctagtgccttaaatctatttctcacttccactgtataatcataagggatttgatttaggtcatacctgaatggtctagtggttttccctactttcttcaatttaagtctgaatttggcaataaggagttcatgatctgagccacagtcagctcccggtcttgtttttgttgactgtatagagcttctccatctttggctgcatagaatataatcaatctgatttcggtgttgaccatctggtgatgtccatgtgtagagtcttgtcttgggttgttggaagaggttgtttgctacgaccagtgcattttcttggcaaaactcaattagtctctgccctggttcattccgcattccaaggccaaatttgcctgttactccaggtgtttcttgacttcctacttttgcattcagtcccctataatgaaaaggatatcttttgggggtgttagttctaaaaggtcttgtagatcttcatgaaaccgttcaacttcagcttcttcagcattactcgttggggcatagacttggataactgtgatattgaatggtttgccttggaaacgaacagagatcattctgttgtttttgagattgcatccaagtactgcattttggactcttttgttgaccatgatggctactccatttcttctgagggattcctgcccgcagtagtagatataatggtcatctgagttaaattcacccattccagtccattttagttcgctgattcctagaatgtcgacgttcactctcgccatctcctgtttgaccacttccaatttgccttgattcatggacctgacattccaggttcctatgcaatatttctctttacagcatcggatgttgcttcaatcaccagtcacatccacagctgggtattgtttttgctttggctccatcccttcattctttctggaattatttctccactgagctccagtagcatattgggcacctaatgacctggggagttcctcttttggtatcctatcatttgccttttcatactgttcatggggttctcaaggcaagaatactgaagtggcttgccattcccttctccagtggacatgctctgtcagacctctccaccatgacccgcctgtcttgggttgccccacaggcatggcttagtttcattgagttagacaaggctgcggtcctCGTATGAttatattgactagttttctgtgagtatggtttcagtgtgtctgccctctgatgccctcttgcaacacctaccatcttacttgggtttctcttacctgggTCTTTGagacctttatttatttatttattttgtatagttctgcgtattcttgccacctctccttaatgtctcccacttctgttaggtccatactgtttatTTCGTTCGTTGTGctcttctttgcatgaaaatgttgccttggtagttctaattttcttgaagagttctctagtcttcccattctattattttcctctatttctttgcattattcacttatgaagtctttcttatctctccttgctattctttggaactctgcattcaaatgggtatatctttccttttctcctttgcctttagcttatcttcttttttcagctgtttgtaagtcctcctcaggcaattattttgccttttttcatttatttttcttggggatggttttgatcactgcctcctgtacaatgttacaaatctctgtccatagttcttcaggcactctatcagatctaatcccttgaatctatttgtcacttccactgtataatggtaagggatttgacctaggtcatacctgaatggcctagtgattttccatactttcttcaagtttcaatttggcaataaggaattcttgatctgagccacagtcagcttccagtcttgtttttgctgactgtatagagcttctccatctatggctgcaaagaatataatcaatctgattttggtactgaccgtctggtgatgtccatgtgtagagttgtctcttgtgttgttggaagagggtatttgctatgaccaatgccttctcttgggaaaactgttagcctttactctgtttcattttgtactccagggccaaatttgcctgttactccaggtatctcttgacttcctatttttgcattccagccccctataatgaaaaggacatgtttttctggtgttagttctaggtgtTATgggccttcatagaaccattcaccttcagcttctttgacattagtggttggggaatagacttggattctgtgatattgaatggtttgccttgaaaatgaactaagatcattctttcatttttgagattgcacccaagtgctgcatttcagactcttatgttgactataagggctgctccatttcttttaagggcttcttgcccacagcagtagatataatggtcatttgaattaaatttgtccattccagtccattttagttatcTGATAGTTAGCTGATGCCTAAAAAGGAGAAGACTGGAAGTATAAAAGGGGAAAGCCAAGAGGGCTGGACTGGAAGGATGAGGAGGACTCCTTTGGGAGTGTGAAACTAATAAAAAATCTCTCTGAGCCTGAACCAGGCTGTAACTTGTCTGTTCTACACCTTTTGGTCCATTGgtccaaatttttgttgtgacgagacaagaattgaggaagagaaataaaccaGCCTGACAGTTGTTGCAAACTTTTGGTTTCAGATCACTTGTTCTTGAGATCAAGTCATGGTCAAATGATGTTTCTATAAACCTACATCAGATGAATAAATTCTCTGTTAGGACAAGAAAGGGCAAGAGCCCAGGGCACAACTTTCACCCTCCAAGGTCTAGGTCCTCGGTGATGAGCGGCGCTGGGTCCTCCTGCCAGCATCCAGGCTGGGCAACAGAGGCAGGTTTTAGCAGGCAGTGCACTCAAGGTCAGGTCCCCAGACTCAGCACAGCTATCATCACTGAGGGAGCCAGGTGCCCAGGACCCAACTAGCTCTCAGGCTCCTCAGATGCCCCAATGGGAGTGGAGTGTACATGCGTCCCAGGTCCTGCGGACTGCAACCCATGCACACTGCTGCTGCCACCAGGTCACGGAGGCAGGGATGGCAGAGAGGTTCCTCGTTGCTTGAAGACCTAGGTCCCTCCAGTGGGCCACGGTGGCAAGGGCTCTGGAGCTCCGCAGGACACGGCCCCTGCCTCCCCTCAACAGTGCCCCTCAGCTCACCCGCAGCCAAAAGGCCATGAGTCCTGGAGCGTCCCCAGGAGAAAGCCACCCTCTGCCACACTCTCCACCAGTGGACCAGCACCTGGCCGGTTGGCCCAGCAGGCCCTCTAACCGCCCTACCTAGGTTTGGAGCTAACAGTCCCCACAGCTGTCTCGCGGTAACGGTTATGAGGTAAGGGCTATGCGGTAACTGGCCCGAGCGAACGGCTGCGCCAGCCCCGCCCTATTACCGGTCCACTTCCTGCAGGTTTGGCGGCGAGTGGACTACATTACCCAGCAGGCGCCGCTTCCTGCGGGGGCGGTGCCCAGCCGACAGCCCAGATAGTTCCCCGGTGGAACCCGCTGGGCGGGACTTCCGCCTTCGGGGTTGGGGCGGTCGTTTTGGGGGTCTCTAGGGTCTGTGTGCTTGATGAGAGGCTCCGGAAAGCTGGTGTTGAACTGGGGTGACGGGAGCGGGAAGGGGCGAGAGGAGGCTGACGTTCTCTTCTCGGCACTAATGCGGGTCTGACGTTCAGCAGCGGCGTCCGGGAATCACCCGATTCCGATTCCGTGACAGGGATGCGTGGGGCCCGACCTGGTCCACAGCTCCTGGCCCTGCTCCGCCCACAGAGTCCGATGGCAGCGGCCGCTCTCAAAGTCCCGCCTGAGGTAAATGTTCGTCCTCCGGTCTCTCACCGCCGTCGCCCGGCTAGACGATGAaggctccccaccccccgcccttgATCGTCCCCTGCTCAGGCCCCTGGGTCCAGGTCTGTAAGGAGATCGTGGGTGAGAGGCCGTATTTCTGTCAGCCAGTATGATGGGACGTGGGAGAGGGTTACAGGCTTCGGGACCGGCACGATCAAAGCCTTGAAACAGTAACTGAACGGAGAGTGTTAAACTTGAGATTTGTCTGGAGTCTGCACGCAACCGCATGAGAGGATGAGTCGCATGGGACAAGGCAGCCGCAGCAGCTGGGCCTTCATTGTGCGTCCGCCAGTGGCCAGGGAGGGTTGTGAAGAGGAGAGGCTCAATCTGTGTGTCAAAATTGTCCAAAGTCTTCGCAGGGAAAAAGAGACAGGGGTAGGGGTGATGAGAGTGTGAGTGGAGACTGGAAGACCTGTGACGAAGTAAATACCGTGGAGTGCTGGTGGGCTCTGGACTGTAGCCGCTGGTGGTCAGAGTGGGGAGAAATGATCAGGTCTCTCACAGGCTTTAAAAGCGGGACAGACAGGATTTCCTGCCGCACCGGCTGTGGCTGTGAAAATGTAGGGAAGGAAGGACGAACCTGTTTTTTGGTTTGCAGGGAGCAGGTTTCAGGGAAAAGATTGGGAGTTGGATTTTGGACGTGGTAACCCTGAGGTTTCCCACAATGGAGGTGTTGCATGGGCAACTTGCTCGCTCACCTGAGGGATTCCAGGGTTCCAGGGAGGGATCTGGGCTGGAGATATCCAAGGGATGGTGGGGGGTGGCCTGGTCCGTGGCATGGACTGGGGCTTATATTTAGAAGGAAGAATGTTCAGGTTTTTATttcagatgagcctggagggtgGGCCGCCTCCAGAGGGGTGGATTCCTGTGCTCCAAAGTGTTTCTGGCTGGTATGGAGGAATGGTTAGCAGACCCAGGTCTGGGCTGGAGACTGAGATGGTCAGTGGTGTAGACTTGCCACTCCAGGCTCAGCAGGCCCTCTTTCCCCCCTTGTGGAGAAAAAGAACACTCAGGTAGGCTAGTAGGGCATCTCCTTCGATACCTAAGTTCCCCCAGCTTTTAGGACAGGAGGCATGAGTAGCTGCTCCAGTGGAAAGGCCTCTAGCAGGCTTCCCTCCAGGAGGGTGTATACCAGGCAGCCAGTTGCCAGTTGGACTAGTAGCTACTCAGTTTTCTCAAGCCTAATCCCCTAGTTTCTTATCTTGTGAGTTTATGAATAAATACTCATTTAACACTAACTggtgaaaatacatatatacatatgcacataaatatgtatgtgtatgcatgcacacatagGTAGTTAAGACAATGCAACTTTAACAAGCTAACATATAATAATTAgttgaaatatcaatatcctgATAAGCATTTGATTAAATCAAACATCTTCAATATTCTATTAGTTAAAAGGCATGTtgaaaaagtacatttttaataCCAACCAGGAAATACGACAGAAGCATCACTTATGAGGACAGTGAGAGTTGATAGTTAGAACTTGATGCTTAGAAATGAGCAAACAATAGTCCTCTTGGGTGGACATCATTATTATCCACATTTGACAGATCACCACACTTCACAGGGAGGTCGAGTATTtgtccaaggttacacagctgtTAAGAGGCATGCATCACCGAGGACTGAGGTACCTTGGTTGAGCTGTTGGGGCCCGATATTATTGCCTTCTTCTCATGGCCTGGCTTTTCCATAGGTTGCTGTGGCTGCGGAGTGGCTTCCAGACCATGAAGAGGTAAATGATAGGTGTCCTGGATCCTTACCCTTTTCACCTCCCACTTGCCTGGGTTCCAGCATTGTAGCATTCTGGGACTTGTTTTACCTGCTATGCTCCTCACCGTGCCATCTAAGATCCCTGAAAGGTGGTCATCGAGGATCAGGTCCCTGAGTGCAGACCAGGAATCATATGGTTTGGTTCCCATTTCTGGCAGCCAGTGGCATGAAGCCTAGAAGAGAGTCCATTCACGGTGATTGTTGGAAAATATTAGAGGTAAGGTTGAGCTGGGAATGCCCAGCAAACTTAGGTCCCCCTCATTTGTGGAGGAAACAGCAAGCAGCAGAAGTTAGACCTGGAATGGTGGTCTGCAGAGGTGTGCCTGCAGAGGGTGGTGGGAGCCACAGGAGGTTTAGAGCAGAAGAAGGAACTGATCAGAGCCAGGCTTAATAAGCAGTCAGTTGAGTGGTAGGGTGCCCAGGGAGGAGGCTACTACAATAGCCCAGGTGAGGGTGGTGGTAGATGGGCCAGAGTGGTGGCAGTGGAGGTGGGCAACATGTTGGGAGTGTGAGTTTGTTCTTTCAAGTAGGTCTGAGCAGGCTCTCTGATGTAGAAGGTtgggagagaaaagaggaggCGTCAGGTGATTCTGAGATGTTTGGCCTCACTAGCCAGAAGGAGGGAAGTACCACCACGTCCAAGTCGGTGGCAAGAGGAATTATCACTGGGAATAGGGAGTTAGGTTCTGGCTGTTGAACCCAGAAATCCTCGAGTGGATTCCTCCCCTGGGCACCTGGACACACAGGCTGGAGTTCAGGTGAAGGGTTCAGATTGGATTCACCCACAGTGTGGATGGTGCATGGGCCAGGATGGAGCTGTGATCAGATTTGGCAGGGGGCACCTTCAGGTCCTGTGGCAGTGCATTAGGTAACAAGGGAGGGGCGTGTGGGGCTGATGACTGGGTCTCTTGCTGGATGGGGTGCTGGGTTTCATAGACACACATGAGGGGAGTGTAGTGGTCATGGTGGGGAGGCATTGTAGGGGTCAGGAGGATCTGGCTGGAGGCCAGATTTCCATGGGGAGTGGACATGAGATGTAGGTGGAGACCAGGCAGGGAGATGAGAGCAAAGCTGGTGCTACTGCTGATTCATCCAGCTGTGGGTTCCCCAGGCTCTTGTTCTTATGGCTGCGAGGACCTGGAAGTCCACACAAAGTCACACGGGGTCCCCTGGGACTGTTGGTGGGCATGATGTGAGACAGGTAGACCTGGGCTTTGAACAAGTGTCAGAGGATGCTGAGACGGGTCAGGAGACTGCTTTGTAACACAGAATGGAAGAGGGCTGAGTGTACCTGAGATCTACTCCAGGTTCCAAGATGCTGAGGATGAAGCCAGGGTAAGGGCCAAGTAGGGTCAGGGCCATGAGGGAGGTGTGGTGTGAAGAATATGCATGTTGGGAGAGAGTGCCAGCCAGTGGCCCCAGGCCCTTGTACTGgggtgaaaggagaaggggactgaaTTTTGGTGGTTCACCACAGTCTAAAGGATCTTGGGTGAATTGTCTTGCAGAAGGGTGAGGCTCTGTAGGTCAGCACCAGAGCTCAGACGACACCTGTCCCCCACCTGTTGTTGCTGAGAACAGAACATGGTGATCGCTGGGGTGGCCAGGAGGGCGGGCATCAGCAGCACCAGGGTCTGGTATCTCCACTGAGGTGGGGAGCTCGGGAGGAGGGTTAGAATCCCAGGAAAGAAGGCATGTAAACTGAACCATCCCCATCATGGCAGGGCCAAGTGACCTTTGAGGACGTGGCTGTCTACTTCTCCTGGGAGGAGTGGGGGCTCCTTGATGAGGCCCAGAGGCTCTTGTACCATGGGGTGATGCTGGAGACCTTCTCACTGATGGCCTCTCTCGGTAAGGTTCTTGCACCCTATAGCTCCTCCCCTCTCCAAGGGCAGGTCCATCCCTCCCAAAGCTGGTCTGTGGGCACTGCATCCTTTCTTGGGTCCTAGAGTAGGTATAACAGCCAAGCCTGGGTGCACCACCCACTTCTGTCCCCAAGCTGCTCCATGGTTGTGCAGGAATGGGTTTGGGGATCCCAAGTGTTGCGATCAGATGGATCCTATGCTACTGGACTCTCCCTGGCCTGGTGATGCCAAAGAGATCCATGGCAGTCCAACACCCCCACTTTGGCCCTCCTCTTTTGGCTGATAGAGGATCTGCCTGTGTCAGGAACTGAGGCGCTGACCTGGCCACTGCTTGACCGGGATGTTTCTGCAGCATCTTTTTCCTACCTTCTTGCTGATTACACTCAGCCTGAGTTCCTGTGGGCTACTGAGGAGTGGGTCACTTTGACCCTCCTGCCTTGTTCCTTCTGTAGGACTCACATCGTCCAGGAACCATGACATGACTCAGCTGGAGCAGCGTGGGGAGCCCTGTGTGCCTACTGGGGGAGTCTCAACCACAGCCACAGCAGCAGGTACTTGGAGGGAGGTGGTGGAGCATGGGGGTGAACCGAGGGATGAGTTCACACCAGGAGTCTCCCCAGGAGGCCCTTATGCTTTGGTATCAGACAAGGGGCCAAGGCTGATTTCCATCTTTTTCCCTCAGCTGCCAGGGCTGTCACCTACCCTCTTCCACTCTGCAGTGCTCACTGACAGTGGCCTCATTTTCTACTGTTTTATGACCTGGCTAGTCAGCTGTGCCATGAGAGGAAACACAGGAGAGcctaagaaaaaacaaacaaacagttgaTTGTGCTCACAGGTCCAAAGAGGTAGTCCCTACCTGTCGAGAGGGGAAGCGGGGGTCACACTGGACGGAGTGGGCTCCAACAAGCAGGGAGAAGCAGAGGGTGAGGACCTGTTAGCAGGTGCCTTTGTTGGTGGGGAAAGTACAAGAAAAGGCACAATGGCATTTTATGGGTGCATTTGAACATAATTAGGTCACACTCAGGGGAGGACAAGAAGGGCTGCTTGTGCAGAGGACCAGCCTCCTTACACCAGTGCACCTGGGCAGGGTGCTCCAGCCTGTGTGTTGGGATGCTGACACAGCCGGAAATAGGGAGCTTCACAGGTTACAGTACAGCTGATGCTGTGGTATCTCAACATCCTTAGCAATGCTCACTGTGATGGGTGACACTTGCCGCCTAAGTTGTGGTGATGCTAAAGGTCACTGGGAGACTTGGGTTTTGCCACTGAAGGCACGTTGCAACAAAGGTGACAACTAAGAAGGGTCCCAGGAACCCCTTACTGCCTGTGTCAGACACGTGTGAGGGTGCTGTGCTGTCCTGCCAAAGTCTGCACACTCACAGACACTTCATCAGCCTTTCTGCACTTGCAGGTTGTTGGTGTGGAGCAGAGGCTGACGAGGCACCTTCTGAGCAGAGTGGTTGTGTAGAAGTGGACAGAGCAAACCTTCACCAACACCAGAGCCTAAACTCTGGAGAGAAACCCTCAACAAGAGAAGAGCATGAGGAGAATGGGAAGGTCTTCCCAGGAAGCTCTGGTCTTCCCAAACCTCAGGCGGCTCCTAGTGGAGGCGAGCCATGTAGGAGCACGAAAAGTGGGGAGGGCGTTCCCCCTGGGAAAAGGCATTACAGGTGTAGTGAGTGTGGGAAAGCCTTTGGTCAGAAATACTTACTTGTTCAGCACCAGAGACTACACACGGGAGAAAAGCCTTAtgaatgcagtgaatgtgggaaattattcagccataaatcCAACCTTTTTATACACCAAATAGTTCACACTGGTGAAAGGCCTTACGGGTGTAGTGAATGTGGAAAATCCTTTAGCCGCAATGCTGACCTCATTCAACACCGGAGAGTccacactggagaaaagccttTTAAATGCAGCGAATGTGGAAAAGCTTTCAGGCACAATTCCACACTTGTTCAGCATCACAGAATCCACACTGGAGTAAGGCCTTatgagtgcagtgaatgtgggaagtTCTTTAGCTTTAACTCAAGTCTCATGAAGcatcagagagttcacactggagaaagaCCCTAtaagtgcagtgaatgtgggaaattcTATAGCCACAAGTCAAGCCTTATTAATCACTGGagagttcacactggagaaaggccTTATGAATGCAGCGAATGTGGGAAATTTTTTAGCCAAAGCTCTAGCCTTGTGCAACACCGAAAagttcacactggagaaaagccttTTA
This window harbors:
- the LOC101105270 gene encoding zinc finger protein 773 isoform X1, giving the protein MRGARPGPQLLALLRPQSPMAAAALKVPPEVAVAAEWLPDHEEGQVTFEDVAVYFSWEEWGLLDEAQRLLYHGVMLETFSLMASLGLTSSRNHDMTQLEQRGEPCVPTGGVSTTATAAGCWCGAEADEAPSEQSGCVEVDRANLHQHQSLNSGEKPSTREEHEENGKVFPGSSGLPKPQAAPSGGEPCRSTKSGEGVPPGKRHYRCSECGKAFGQKYLLVQHQRLHTGEKPYECSECGKLFSHKSNLFIHQIVHTGERPYGCSECGKSFSRNADLIQHRRVHTGEKPFKCSECGKAFRHNSTLVQHHRIHTGVRPYECSECGKFFSFNSSLMKHQRVHTGERPYKCSECGKFYSHKSSLINHWRVHTGERPYECSECGKFFSQSSSLVQHRKVHTGEKPFKCNECGRFFSENSSLVKHQRVHTGARPYGCRECGKFFRHSSSLVKHRRIHTGEMPYECSSCGKSFSQRFNLVQHQKVHSGEKSCKVQM
- the LOC101105270 gene encoding zinc finger protein 773 isoform X2, with product MVWFPFLAASGMKPRRESIHGDCWKILEGQVTFEDVAVYFSWEEWGLLDEAQRLLYHGVMLETFSLMASLGLTSSRNHDMTQLEQRGEPCVPTGGVSTTATAAGCWCGAEADEAPSEQSGCVEVDRANLHQHQSLNSGEKPSTREEHEENGKVFPGSSGLPKPQAAPSGGEPCRSTKSGEGVPPGKRHYRCSECGKAFGQKYLLVQHQRLHTGEKPYECSECGKLFSHKSNLFIHQIVHTGERPYGCSECGKSFSRNADLIQHRRVHTGEKPFKCSECGKAFRHNSTLVQHHRIHTGVRPYECSECGKFFSFNSSLMKHQRVHTGERPYKCSECGKFYSHKSSLINHWRVHTGERPYECSECGKFFSQSSSLVQHRKVHTGEKPFKCNECGRFFSENSSLVKHQRVHTGARPYGCRECGKFFRHSSSLVKHRRIHTGEMPYECSSCGKSFSQRFNLVQHQKVHSGEKSCKVQM
- the LOC101105270 gene encoding zinc finger protein 773 isoform X3; translated protein: MKPRRESIHGDCWKILEGQVTFEDVAVYFSWEEWGLLDEAQRLLYHGVMLETFSLMASLGLTSSRNHDMTQLEQRGEPCVPTGGVSTTATAAGCWCGAEADEAPSEQSGCVEVDRANLHQHQSLNSGEKPSTREEHEENGKVFPGSSGLPKPQAAPSGGEPCRSTKSGEGVPPGKRHYRCSECGKAFGQKYLLVQHQRLHTGEKPYECSECGKLFSHKSNLFIHQIVHTGERPYGCSECGKSFSRNADLIQHRRVHTGEKPFKCSECGKAFRHNSTLVQHHRIHTGVRPYECSECGKFFSFNSSLMKHQRVHTGERPYKCSECGKFYSHKSSLINHWRVHTGERPYECSECGKFFSQSSSLVQHRKVHTGEKPFKCNECGRFFSENSSLVKHQRVHTGARPYGCRECGKFFRHSSSLVKHRRIHTGEMPYECSSCGKSFSQRFNLVQHQKVHSGEKSCKVQM
- the LOC101105270 gene encoding zinc finger protein 773 isoform X4; the encoded protein is MTQLEQRGEPCVPTGGVSTTATAAGCWCGAEADEAPSEQSGCVEVDRANLHQHQSLNSGEKPSTREEHEENGKVFPGSSGLPKPQAAPSGGEPCRSTKSGEGVPPGKRHYRCSECGKAFGQKYLLVQHQRLHTGEKPYECSECGKLFSHKSNLFIHQIVHTGERPYGCSECGKSFSRNADLIQHRRVHTGEKPFKCSECGKAFRHNSTLVQHHRIHTGVRPYECSECGKFFSFNSSLMKHQRVHTGERPYKCSECGKFYSHKSSLINHWRVHTGERPYECSECGKFFSQSSSLVQHRKVHTGEKPFKCNECGRFFSENSSLVKHQRVHTGARPYGCRECGKFFRHSSSLVKHRRIHTGEMPYECSSCGKSFSQRFNLVQHQKVHSGEKSCKVQM